In Lentilitoribacter sp. Alg239-R112, the following proteins share a genomic window:
- a CDS encoding VOC family protein, producing the protein MTLPKLVFDHIAIIARTLDEGASYVSEHLGIDMPIGGEHPFMGTHNLLLSLGDMEFLEVIAIDPDGPQPDRPRWFNLDRFDGTPKIGAWIVGSRDITADFSKKHGEIINMTRGDLKWQITVRNDGRLVSNGAFPQLIQWPDDIHPASRMEKRGCTLKSFEITHPDAVEISNFLDVTFNDERIKIAEGQPAFKAVFETPTGAKTLS; encoded by the coding sequence ATGACTTTGCCAAAATTGGTTTTTGATCACATTGCAATAATTGCTCGGACGCTTGATGAAGGTGCCAGTTATGTGAGTGAACATTTGGGCATTGATATGCCAATCGGCGGTGAACATCCTTTTATGGGTACGCATAATCTTTTGCTTTCGTTAGGTGATATGGAGTTTTTGGAGGTGATCGCGATTGATCCTGACGGACCACAGCCCGATCGTCCTCGCTGGTTTAATCTAGATCGCTTTGATGGAACGCCGAAAATAGGTGCATGGATTGTGGGTTCGAGAGATATTACTGCTGACTTTAGCAAGAAGCATGGCGAGATTATCAATATGACTCGGGGTGATTTGAAATGGCAGATCACTGTTCGCAACGACGGTCGTTTAGTTTCAAACGGCGCTTTTCCGCAACTGATTCAATGGCCGGATGATATACATCCTGCAAGTCGAATGGAAAAACGTGGCTGTACTCTGAAATCATTTGAGATCACTCATCCCGATGCCGTCGAAATTAGTAATTTTCTTGATGTGACATTTAACGATGAACGAATAAAGATTGCCGAAGGCCAGCCGGCATTCAAAGCTGTATTCGAAACCCCTACTGGTGCAAAAACCTTGTCATAA
- a CDS encoding chorismate mutase: MSEQTPMDELLELRASIDNFDAALVHILAERFRVTKQVGQLKAQHEFPPSDPKREGEQIERLRRLAERSNLDPDFAEKFLEFIIKEVIQHHKKARG; the protein is encoded by the coding sequence ATGAGTGAACAAACTCCTATGGATGAGCTTCTGGAGCTTCGAGCATCAATTGATAATTTTGATGCTGCTCTTGTGCATATTCTCGCAGAACGTTTTCGCGTGACCAAACAAGTTGGTCAGTTGAAAGCACAACACGAATTCCCTCCTTCTGATCCGAAAAGAGAGGGTGAACAGATCGAGAGGCTAAGACGTTTGGCAGAACGCTCGAACCTTGACCCCGATTTCGCTGAAAAATTTCTTGAATTTATTATCAAGGAAGTCATTCAGCACCACAAAAAAGCGCGTGGGTAA
- the rpsP gene encoding 30S ribosomal protein S16, with product MATKLRLARGGSKKRPYYHIVVADVRSPRDGRFIEQVGHWNPMLGKDDENRVGLKEDRIKHWLGQGAQPTDRVLRFLSEAGILERAPRNNPNKAKLGTKAQERLDEAAAKAEEAAEAAKAAEEEAKAAAAAAAEAPAEEAASE from the coding sequence ATGGCAACTAAACTACGTTTGGCCCGCGGTGGCTCAAAAAAGCGTCCTTATTATCACATCGTAGTCGCAGATGTGCGCTCACCACGTGATGGTCGTTTCATCGAGCAGGTTGGTCATTGGAATCCAATGCTTGGTAAAGATGATGAAAACCGTGTTGGTCTTAAAGAGGACCGTATCAAACATTGGCTTGGCCAAGGTGCGCAGCCAACAGATCGTGTTCTTCGTTTCCTATCAGAAGCTGGCATTCTAGAACGTGCACCACGCAACAATCCAAATAAAGCTAAATTGGGTACAAAAGCTCAAGAGCGTCTTGATGAAGCCGCTGCAAAAGCTGAAGAAGCAGCCGAAGCTGCAAAAGCTGCTGAAGAAGAAGCAAAAGCAGCAGCTGCTGCGGCTGCTGAAGCTCCTGCGGAAGAAGCTGCTTCTGAATAA
- the trmD gene encoding tRNA (guanosine(37)-N1)-methyltransferase TrmD, producing MGFNASILTLYPDMFPGHLEYSMAGRAIERGDLNIEAINIRNYALDKHHTVDDTPSGGGAGMVLKADVLARGIDALPDDNRPRLLMSPRGEALTQQRVRELSSGEGVVIVCGRFEGVDQRVIDGRELEEVSIGDYILSGGEPAALTLLDAITRLLPGVMGNVESGTYESFENNLLEHPHYTRPQEFEGQMIPEVLLSGNHKLIADWRHKRSMELTTKRRPDLLTRINDKKDQK from the coding sequence ATGGGTTTTAATGCCTCAATTCTTACGCTCTATCCAGATATGTTCCCGGGGCATCTTGAATACTCGATGGCTGGCCGAGCAATTGAACGAGGGGATCTTAATATTGAGGCAATTAACATTCGAAATTATGCACTCGATAAACATCACACTGTAGATGATACGCCTTCTGGTGGCGGCGCGGGTATGGTGCTGAAGGCCGATGTTCTGGCCCGTGGTATTGATGCATTGCCTGATGATAATCGACCGCGTTTGCTGATGTCTCCTCGAGGGGAAGCATTGACGCAGCAGCGTGTTCGAGAGCTGTCTTCTGGTGAAGGTGTGGTGATTGTTTGTGGCCGATTTGAAGGTGTTGATCAGCGTGTCATTGATGGTCGTGAATTAGAGGAAGTTTCAATTGGCGATTACATCTTGTCAGGTGGTGAACCTGCCGCATTGACCCTTTTAGATGCGATCACGCGATTATTGCCGGGCGTAATGGGAAACGTAGAATCCGGCACTTATGAGAGTTTTGAAAATAACCTTCTGGAGCATCCGCATTATACGCGTCCGCAAGAGTTTGAAGGGCAAATGATCCCTGAGGTTTTGCTATCTGGTAATCACAAACTGATTGCTGATTGGCGGCATAAAAGGTCTATGGAATTAACGACAAAGCGTCGTCCTGATCTCTTAACTCGTATCAATGATAAAAAAGACCAAAAATAG
- the ffh gene encoding signal recognition particle protein: MFDNLQDRLGSILNGLTGRGALSDKDVSAALREVRRALLEADVALDVVKDFIEKVREKSVGAEILKSIKPGQMVVKIVHDELVEMLGSEGVSIDLNAAAPVVIMMVGLQGSGKTTTSGKIAARLTTRDRKKVLMASLDTRRPAAQEQLRQLGVQTEVDTLPVIEGQSPTDIAARAVQAAKLGGHDVVILDTAGRTSIDEPLMQEMADIKAKSNPHEILLVADSLTGQDAVNLARNFDERVGITGLVLTRMDGDGRGGAALSMRAVTGKPIKLIGVGEKMDALEEFHPKRIADRILGMGDIVSLVEKAAETIDAEKAEAMAKRMKAGKFDMNDLADQLNQMKSMGGMGGIMGMMPGMGKMKDKMASAGMDDSVFNRQLAIISSMTKKERTNPELLKNSRKKRIAAGSGTSAAEINKLLKMHRGMGDMMKAMGGKKGGGMMKQALGALGGKMGMGGGMPGGMPGMGGMPDLSNMDPKQLEALQKQAQAAGLGGGKGGLPGLGGGGLPGLPGLPKGKK, from the coding sequence ATGTTTGACAATCTTCAGGATCGATTAGGCTCCATTTTAAATGGTCTTACTGGCCGTGGTGCACTATCAGATAAAGACGTTTCTGCAGCATTGCGCGAGGTGCGCCGTGCGTTGCTTGAGGCCGATGTTGCGCTTGATGTTGTGAAAGATTTTATCGAAAAAGTTCGCGAAAAATCTGTTGGCGCTGAAATTCTGAAATCTATCAAACCTGGTCAGATGGTCGTTAAGATCGTGCATGACGAGCTTGTCGAGATGCTGGGTTCTGAAGGTGTTTCGATTGATTTGAATGCGGCTGCACCCGTCGTGATTATGATGGTGGGTTTGCAAGGGTCTGGTAAAACAACGACATCGGGCAAGATAGCTGCACGCCTAACAACACGTGATCGCAAAAAAGTTTTGATGGCATCGCTCGATACGCGCCGTCCGGCTGCACAAGAGCAGCTTCGCCAGCTTGGTGTGCAAACAGAAGTAGACACGCTTCCGGTTATTGAAGGACAATCTCCGACAGATATCGCCGCTCGTGCAGTGCAAGCTGCAAAACTTGGTGGCCATGATGTTGTTATTCTTGATACAGCAGGTCGCACTAGTATCGATGAGCCATTGATGCAGGAAATGGCCGATATCAAAGCCAAGTCCAATCCGCATGAAATTCTACTTGTAGCTGATTCTCTGACTGGTCAGGATGCGGTTAATCTTGCACGCAATTTTGATGAGCGAGTGGGCATCACTGGTCTTGTTTTAACGCGTATGGATGGTGACGGTCGCGGTGGCGCCGCGCTTTCTATGCGTGCCGTGACGGGTAAACCTATCAAGCTCATTGGTGTTGGCGAGAAGATGGATGCTCTTGAAGAGTTCCATCCAAAACGGATTGCCGATCGCATTTTAGGTATGGGCGATATTGTTTCGCTGGTTGAAAAAGCAGCCGAAACCATTGATGCCGAAAAAGCCGAGGCTATGGCCAAGCGCATGAAGGCTGGCAAGTTCGATATGAATGATCTTGCTGACCAGCTTAACCAGATGAAATCTATGGGTGGCATGGGCGGTATCATGGGTATGATGCCGGGCATGGGCAAGATGAAAGATAAAATGGCATCTGCTGGTATGGATGACAGTGTGTTTAATCGCCAACTTGCCATTATTTCATCCATGACAAAAAAAGAACGAACCAATCCGGAGCTTCTGAAAAATAGCCGTAAGAAACGTATTGCTGCGGGTTCTGGCACGTCTGCCGCTGAGATCAACAAATTGCTTAAGATGCATCGCGGTATGGGCGATATGATGAAAGCCATGGGCGGCAAAAAAGGCGGCGGAATGATGAAGCAGGCGCTTGGCGCTCTTGGTGGTAAAATGGGCATGGGTGGTGGCATGCCCGGCGGTATGCCGGGAATGGGCGGCATGCCGGACCTTTCCAATATGGACCCAAAACAACTTGAAGCCTTGCAAAAGCAGGCTCAAGCCGCTGGTTTAGGCGGCGGTAAAGGTGGTTTGCCCGGTCTTGGTGGCGGTGGCCTGCCTGGGCTGCCGGGCTTGCCAAAGGGTAAGAAGTAA
- a CDS encoding GNAT family N-acetyltransferase, whose amino-acid sequence MATTFTIPTIETERLILRAWREDDLDNFVDFWADAEQTKYVGGTRQRTEIWRAMSGANGGWSMRGCGMMAVESKETGELVGNAGLHFPEGWPEREVGWIILPQHQRKGYASEAAIGALKYAYLDLGWQSAVSLIDKGNIASEGVAKKLGAHMEQKDVSVTDFVSNIWRHLPPEEFLAAYGGQGHS is encoded by the coding sequence ATGGCGACCACCTTCACTATTCCAACAATCGAGACGGAACGTCTTATCCTGCGTGCTTGGCGTGAGGATGATCTGGATAATTTCGTCGATTTTTGGGCAGATGCAGAACAGACTAAATATGTTGGCGGGACCCGACAACGAACAGAGATTTGGCGGGCCATGTCTGGTGCTAATGGCGGTTGGTCAATGCGTGGCTGCGGTATGATGGCTGTGGAATCGAAAGAAACTGGTGAGCTGGTTGGTAATGCTGGGTTACATTTTCCTGAAGGGTGGCCTGAGCGCGAAGTTGGCTGGATTATTTTACCCCAGCACCAACGTAAGGGTTATGCGTCGGAAGCAGCGATTGGTGCTTTAAAATATGCCTATCTGGATCTTGGTTGGCAGTCTGCTGTTAGTCTGATCGATAAGGGAAACATTGCCTCAGAGGGTGTTGCTAAGAAGCTTGGTGCACATATGGAGCAAAAAGATGTTTCTGTTACTGATTTCGTATCAAATATATGGCGTCATTTACCACCGGAAGAATTTCTTGCAGCTTATGGTGGGCAGGGGCATTCATAA
- a CDS encoding LysR family transcriptional regulator, with protein sequence MPDINAMKSFLVAADTLNFSRVAKQRNTVQSAVSLHIKKLEEELGCKLFERGRGQNMKLTPEGHAFVSYARRILTLNAEAVQSIRKTKSVRTIRIGTTVTLAMSVVSEAIREFTSINPAVQLHVHCDRSDALLAKLDAGEIDVAFMMDQGKRASRDFVENVPLAWVSGPGFMLDEADDVPLVFLTDGRDLRRYAFEALDRVNRKGYLAHLSSHPIGVHSLVLADLALTVLPQISVPVPLRIASDIRDLPSLKNVVLSLYRKSEYNSDIDVLSSIIHSQIIQSNAGDFNGN encoded by the coding sequence ATGCCTGATATTAATGCGATGAAAAGTTTTCTGGTCGCTGCTGATACATTAAATTTCTCGCGCGTCGCCAAGCAACGCAATACCGTTCAGTCGGCGGTGAGTTTACATATCAAAAAACTAGAAGAAGAGTTGGGTTGTAAGTTGTTTGAACGCGGACGCGGTCAAAATATGAAACTCACGCCTGAAGGGCACGCTTTTGTTTCTTATGCGCGCAGGATATTAACTCTCAATGCCGAAGCGGTTCAATCTATTCGTAAAACTAAGTCTGTTCGTACTATTCGAATTGGAACTACGGTCACTTTGGCTATGTCTGTTGTCTCAGAAGCGATACGAGAATTTACCAGCATTAATCCAGCGGTTCAGCTGCATGTTCATTGTGATCGAAGTGATGCATTGCTTGCTAAGTTAGATGCAGGTGAAATTGACGTCGCTTTCATGATGGATCAGGGCAAGCGCGCAAGTAGAGATTTTGTAGAAAATGTCCCGCTTGCTTGGGTCAGCGGACCTGGTTTTATGCTGGATGAGGCTGATGATGTTCCGCTTGTTTTTTTAACGGATGGACGTGATCTTCGCCGATATGCGTTCGAAGCACTGGATCGGGTTAATCGTAAGGGCTACCTTGCTCATTTAAGTTCACATCCAATTGGTGTTCATTCTTTGGTGTTGGCAGATTTGGCACTGACAGTATTACCACAAATATCGGTGCCTGTTCCATTGCGTATTGCATCAGATATTCGTGACCTTCCATCCCTCAAGAATGTTGTTTTATCGCTTTATCGAAAATCTGAATATAATTCTGATATTGATGTCCTCTCATCAATCATCCATAGTCAAATAATTCAATCAAATGCAGGAGACTTTAATGGCAATTAA
- a CDS encoding VOC family protein — protein MAIKRLDHVNVRTENLEGMVAWYEDILGLKSGWRPDFQFDGAWLYAGEYPVIHLISGGEDLVGSEVNLRLEHFAFAADDETAFRALLEEREESYRCGEPPAAGIRQYNVWDPDGNHIHIDFEI, from the coding sequence ATGGCAATTAAACGTCTTGATCATGTTAATGTTCGGACCGAAAATCTTGAAGGGATGGTGGCTTGGTATGAGGATATTTTGGGCCTTAAATCCGGTTGGCGGCCTGATTTTCAGTTTGATGGTGCCTGGCTCTATGCGGGTGAATATCCCGTCATTCATCTTATTTCCGGTGGTGAGGATTTAGTTGGTTCCGAGGTGAATTTGCGCCTTGAGCATTTTGCGTTTGCCGCTGATGATGAAACAGCATTTCGTGCATTGTTGGAAGAGCGCGAGGAAAGCTATCGTTGCGGCGAGCCGCCTGCTGCAGGTATTCGGCAATATAATGTTTGGGACCCTGATGGCAACCATATCCACATTGATTTTGAGATATGA
- a CDS encoding HAD family hydrolase codes for MTLRLPIAAISFDIDHTLIDFDAVLENSLKKVSQAIASEFVVHISTTELVAIAAKTAAAYDGDSTDFLEIRRLSFENALRSKRLDTDFTETLFELFIEERFRKTMFMQGAEELLSNIPKSIKVAVLSNGNSDPKRLGFDHYFDEIMIGKDLDYKKPHVGAFSKLKEKLDIADPSHILHIGDSLNDDVKGASEAGFRSVWFNSERKTLNGYASPAHEISHLSELLPIIAQNYETLS; via the coding sequence ATGACGTTACGCTTACCCATCGCAGCCATTTCATTTGATATTGATCATACACTGATAGACTTTGATGCGGTGCTTGAAAACTCTTTGAAGAAGGTGTCTCAGGCCATTGCATCCGAATTTGTAGTTCATATTTCAACCACAGAACTTGTCGCAATCGCAGCCAAAACAGCGGCGGCCTATGACGGCGACAGCACCGATTTTCTCGAAATCAGGAGGTTGTCATTTGAGAATGCTTTAAGATCAAAGCGGCTTGATACAGATTTTACAGAAACGTTATTTGAGCTGTTTATTGAAGAGCGCTTTCGCAAAACGATGTTTATGCAGGGTGCGGAGGAGTTGTTATCAAACATTCCAAAAAGTATAAAGGTAGCAGTTCTATCCAATGGCAATTCGGATCCCAAGCGCCTTGGATTTGACCATTACTTTGATGAAATTATGATCGGCAAAGACCTTGATTACAAGAAGCCGCATGTAGGTGCATTTTCTAAACTTAAAGAGAAGTTAGATATCGCTGATCCGAGCCACATTTTGCATATAGGAGATTCGCTCAATGATGATGTGAAAGGTGCAAGTGAAGCAGGATTTAGATCGGTATGGTTTAATTCTGAGCGTAAAACATTAAACGGTTATGCCAGCCCTGCGCATGAAATTTCACATTTATCTGAATTACTTCCGATTATAGCTCAAAATTACGAAACTTTATCGTGA
- a CDS encoding GNAT family N-acetyltransferase yields the protein MVAVSLDIPVVETERLILRGLEERDFDMLSAVYADEETAKFVGGVMPEYSSWRVLTGILGHWVLRGFGMFNVEEKATGQSIGFCGPWRPHGFPDNEIAYAFMKQAQGKGYATEAATAALRFSYTKLGWTTAISQINPLNHASQKVAEKLGAFNEQQNVVVNDKTIDIWRHLPPKEFMERYA from the coding sequence ATGGTGGCAGTTTCACTCGATATTCCAGTTGTTGAGACAGAGCGTCTTATTTTGCGTGGCCTTGAGGAGCGTGATTTCGACATGCTGTCCGCAGTTTATGCGGACGAAGAGACAGCTAAATTTGTTGGCGGGGTTATGCCTGAATATTCTTCATGGCGCGTGTTAACTGGCATTCTTGGCCATTGGGTCTTACGTGGGTTTGGTATGTTTAATGTTGAGGAAAAAGCCACAGGCCAGAGCATTGGTTTTTGTGGTCCTTGGCGGCCCCATGGTTTTCCAGACAATGAGATTGCTTATGCATTTATGAAACAGGCGCAAGGCAAAGGCTATGCGACTGAAGCTGCAACGGCGGCGTTAAGGTTTTCATATACAAAACTTGGTTGGACGACAGCTATCAGTCAAATTAATCCGCTCAATCATGCATCGCAGAAAGTCGCTGAAAAGCTTGGCGCGTTTAATGAGCAACAAAATGTTGTCGTGAACGACAAGACAATAGATATTTGGCGACACTTGCCACCCAAAGAATTTATGGAGCGTTATGCATGA
- a CDS encoding sulfite exporter TauE/SafE family protein: MDLPLSFYIVAGIAIIVTGISKSGFAGGLGVMNVPLLSLFITPQLALAILVPILLVMDLFVVWHYRRTWNKAIVLAIIPGAIFGIILGTMTFQFMDGDFIKFAIGILSLTFVMQFFFTRKKSEDAKPLGRILPFILGSASGFAGFIAHAAGPPVKGLLLQQRLEKSEFVGTNGYFVFGVNIMKLFAYVGLGQMSLESMKVSLTLSPIILVGIGLGTYLHKIIDPKLFIKVVYVLLTVVGLKLLWDSVPNLSFAL; the protein is encoded by the coding sequence ATGGATCTACCATTAAGCTTCTATATAGTTGCCGGGATTGCTATTATTGTCACCGGCATATCCAAAAGTGGATTTGCCGGCGGTTTAGGTGTTATGAATGTACCACTCTTAAGCCTTTTCATCACGCCGCAACTGGCGCTTGCTATACTTGTTCCAATCTTACTCGTTATGGATCTCTTTGTCGTATGGCATTATAGAAGGACATGGAATAAAGCTATTGTTCTGGCAATTATTCCCGGGGCTATATTCGGCATCATACTCGGAACCATGACATTTCAGTTCATGGATGGGGACTTCATAAAATTTGCCATCGGAATTCTGTCTTTAACCTTTGTCATGCAATTTTTCTTTACAAGAAAAAAATCTGAGGACGCAAAACCGCTTGGAAGAATACTTCCCTTTATCCTTGGATCTGCCTCTGGTTTTGCAGGATTTATAGCCCACGCAGCCGGCCCACCGGTGAAAGGATTATTACTACAACAGAGATTAGAAAAATCAGAATTTGTTGGCACAAATGGATATTTTGTATTTGGTGTAAATATTATGAAACTCTTTGCTTATGTTGGCCTTGGACAAATGTCGTTGGAAAGCATGAAAGTTAGCCTAACTTTATCACCCATCATACTTGTTGGTATCGGCTTAGGAACGTACCTACATAAAATTATCGACCCCAAATTGTTCATCAAGGTTGTTTATGTGTTACTTACGGTTGTTGGCCTAAAACTTCTTTGGGATAGTGTCCCGAACTTAAGCTTCGCACTCTGA
- the rplS gene encoding 50S ribosomal protein L19 yields the protein MHIIEQLDAEQKAKIEAKRTLPEFSPGDTVRVMVRVTEGTRTRLQAYEGVCIARAGAGLNENFTVRKISYGEGVERVFPIYSPLVEEVIVVRRGKVRRAKLYYLRGRRGKSARIVENTGVRTRKLNDDERAAIVAEKARIEAEKVAAAQALAAEKAAEDAAAAKAAEEAAAAEAKTEE from the coding sequence ATGCATATCATCGAGCAGCTCGACGCTGAACAAAAAGCAAAGATTGAAGCAAAACGTACTCTTCCAGAATTCTCACCAGGTGACACTGTACGTGTTATGGTGCGTGTGACTGAGGGTACGCGTACACGCCTACAGGCTTATGAAGGCGTTTGTATAGCACGTGCAGGTGCTGGTTTGAACGAGAATTTCACTGTTCGTAAGATTTCTTACGGTGAGGGTGTGGAACGTGTGTTCCCAATCTATTCTCCACTTGTTGAAGAAGTCATTGTTGTTCGTCGTGGTAAAGTTCGTCGTGCGAAGCTTTATTATCTTCGCGGTCGTCGTGGTAAATCTGCGCGTATCGTTGAAAATACAGGCGTACGTACTCGTAAGCTTAACGATGATGAGCGTGCAGCTATCGTGGCTGAAAAAGCGCGTATCGAAGCTGAAAAAGTTGCAGCAGCTCAAGCTCTTGCAGCAGAGAAAGCAGCTGAAGATGCAGCTGCAGCAAAAGCAGCTGAAGAAGCTGCGGCAGCGGAAGCAAAAACTGAAGAATAG
- a CDS encoding GNAT family N-acetyltransferase has translation MQIRQAKNSDAAAIAVLSTEVWINTYLRNGINETFANYALKEFTKEKFEMVLMSTNETILVSENSNGIDGFIRLSTDKTCTSISASPCEITTLYVQPRHQSKHVGLHLLKAGIEHCLEQGHAQPWLAVNTENERAVKFYLRNGFIKDGQTYFEIEDGKYLNEILVLSPH, from the coding sequence GTGCAAATAAGACAAGCTAAAAACTCAGATGCCGCTGCAATTGCAGTGCTCTCAACCGAAGTATGGATCAACACTTATCTGCGGAATGGTATCAATGAGACCTTTGCAAATTATGCGCTCAAAGAGTTCACCAAGGAAAAGTTTGAGATGGTATTGATGAGTACGAACGAAACAATTCTTGTCTCAGAAAATTCCAACGGAATTGACGGTTTTATCAGATTAAGTACAGATAAAACATGTACGAGTATCAGCGCTTCACCATGCGAGATAACAACACTTTATGTTCAGCCACGCCATCAAAGCAAGCATGTGGGGTTACATCTTCTAAAAGCTGGAATTGAGCATTGTCTGGAACAAGGCCATGCGCAGCCGTGGCTTGCTGTTAACACCGAAAATGAACGAGCCGTAAAGTTCTATCTCAGGAATGGATTTATAAAAGACGGGCAAACTTACTTTGAGATAGAAGATGGGAAATACCTCAACGAAATACTCGTCCTTTCACCCCATTAA
- the rimM gene encoding ribosome maturation factor RimM (Essential for efficient processing of 16S rRNA): MELKNPILLGTIGRAQGVRGEVRVKSHTQNPVALADYGVLFDALGRRFEVLDIRKHKTVVVVRFLGINDRTAAEGLNGIDLFVDRANLSDDDLEDDEFYYTDLEGLDVLDADGKNWGTIQAIFDFGGGDLIEIRAKGQKPVLIPFTTDAVPEVDIKAGRVVIDPEAAGLLDDTSEDDEDDFDEGGD, encoded by the coding sequence GTGGAACTTAAAAACCCAATTTTGCTTGGAACGATTGGCCGTGCGCAGGGCGTGCGTGGGGAAGTTCGTGTAAAATCTCATACGCAAAATCCGGTAGCTTTGGCGGATTATGGTGTGTTGTTTGATGCACTTGGTCGCCGTTTTGAGGTGCTTGATATTCGCAAACATAAAACCGTCGTAGTCGTGCGTTTTTTGGGTATTAATGATCGCACGGCCGCCGAAGGTTTGAACGGTATTGATTTGTTTGTGGATCGCGCAAATTTGTCTGATGATGATCTTGAGGATGACGAGTTCTACTATACGGATCTCGAAGGTCTGGATGTTTTGGATGCAGACGGCAAAAATTGGGGCACAATCCAAGCTATTTTTGATTTTGGTGGTGGTGATTTAATTGAAATTCGTGCCAAGGGTCAAAAGCCCGTTCTTATTCCATTTACCACCGATGCTGTGCCTGAGGTGGATATTAAAGCAGGTCGTGTTGTCATTGATCCAGAAGCTGCGGGTCTTTTAGATGATACAAGTGAAGACGACGAAGACGATTTCGATGAGGGCGGCGATTAA
- a CDS encoding LysE family translocator, with protein MIDTATLITYLIVVSGFAFIPGPATLLIAARASTSGMKVALSTSLGIAVGDFAHTVFAVFGISAIIMASVTAFTIVKLLGAAYLIYIGLKAIFGKSKLQIGGEKIEIGLRAAFHQGVISEILNPKTALFFLAFLPQFIKPENGSVAMQVFILSLILIVICALSNLVYAYTAGGLGNYLRKNPHVVKWQNRFLGGVFCSLGLSIALQQR; from the coding sequence ATGATTGATACAGCTACCCTCATTACTTATTTAATCGTTGTGTCTGGATTTGCCTTCATTCCAGGGCCGGCGACGTTATTGATTGCGGCAAGGGCATCTACGTCGGGTATGAAAGTTGCACTTTCAACAAGCTTGGGTATTGCGGTGGGTGATTTTGCTCATACTGTTTTTGCTGTATTTGGAATATCTGCCATTATTATGGCGTCAGTTACGGCATTCACAATTGTGAAGTTGTTAGGTGCTGCCTATCTGATTTACATTGGTCTCAAAGCAATATTTGGTAAATCAAAGTTACAGATTGGTGGCGAGAAGATTGAAATTGGGTTGCGCGCTGCATTCCATCAAGGGGTGATCTCTGAAATACTTAACCCAAAAACAGCACTGTTTTTTTTGGCATTTTTACCACAATTTATAAAGCCGGAAAATGGTTCTGTTGCCATGCAGGTTTTTATTTTGAGCCTCATACTGATTGTAATATGCGCCCTGAGCAATTTGGTTTATGCCTATACAGCAGGCGGTTTGGGCAATTATTTACGCAAAAATCCACATGTCGTAAAATGGCAAAATAGATTCTTAGGTGGCGTGTTTTGCAGTCTTGGACTTAGCATCGCGTTGCAACAGAGATAA